The following proteins come from a genomic window of Gimesia chilikensis:
- a CDS encoding DUF1501 domain-containing protein — protein MLIIPGQSGKEPCESRSQISRRDLLRVGGSSMMGMGLGTMLQLQEAAANSNEGGGGPGWAKAKSVILIFLQGGPSHLDLWDPKENVPDNVRSVFQPISTKLPGVQFTELLPNLAQQNDKFTMIRSMSYTPKGLFNHTAAIYQMLTGYTTDKVSPSGQLEPPSPKDFPNFGSNIIRLQPPQVPMLPFVMLPRPLQESNVVGKAGTAGFLGRAYDPYYLYPPGDDMDMNKMDRISVDDLKLRPDVYTSRLQRRASLRDTINQGMPQLNKAVEDYKLDKYYSRALDLVISGRARDAFALDQESDAVRDKYGRNTFGQSLLLARRLVEAGTRVVEVVWPKVANSNNHSWDVHTGLTNRLKNQSAPMFDQGLASLISDLYDRGTLDETLVVAVGEFGRSPQRGVSTSGNSNSDDGRDHWPYCYTSLMAGAGMKRGYVHGESDKTGSSPRKDPVHPRELLATIYHSFGINPETIVYNHLNQPRELVKAQAVTKLMG, from the coding sequence ATGCTGATCATTCCAGGTCAATCAGGCAAGGAGCCGTGCGAGTCTCGAAGTCAAATTTCCCGTCGTGATCTGCTGCGGGTCGGCGGTTCCAGTATGATGGGTATGGGACTGGGAACCATGCTCCAGTTACAGGAAGCTGCGGCCAACAGTAATGAAGGCGGTGGCGGCCCCGGCTGGGCGAAAGCCAAAAGTGTTATTCTGATCTTCCTGCAGGGCGGTCCCAGTCATCTGGACCTGTGGGATCCCAAGGAAAACGTTCCCGATAACGTGCGGAGTGTCTTCCAGCCAATTTCGACAAAGCTGCCTGGTGTGCAGTTCACCGAACTCTTGCCGAATCTGGCGCAGCAGAACGACAAGTTCACCATGATCCGCTCCATGAGTTATACTCCCAAGGGGTTGTTTAATCATACTGCCGCCATCTATCAGATGCTGACCGGCTATACCACAGATAAGGTTAGCCCCTCCGGACAGCTGGAACCACCAAGTCCCAAAGACTTCCCGAACTTTGGGTCAAACATTATTCGTCTCCAGCCACCACAGGTCCCCATGCTGCCGTTCGTGATGCTTCCACGACCTCTGCAGGAGAGTAACGTGGTCGGGAAAGCCGGGACAGCCGGATTCCTGGGACGTGCCTACGATCCGTACTATCTCTATCCGCCGGGAGACGATATGGATATGAACAAGATGGACCGGATCAGCGTCGATGATCTGAAGTTGCGTCCGGATGTCTACACTTCCCGGTTGCAGCGTCGTGCCAGTCTGCGGGATACCATCAACCAGGGTATGCCTCAGCTGAACAAGGCTGTCGAAGATTACAAGCTGGATAAGTACTACTCACGGGCACTGGATCTGGTCATTTCGGGTCGAGCCCGCGATGCTTTTGCCCTGGATCAGGAGTCCGATGCCGTCCGCGACAAGTACGGTCGGAACACCTTTGGTCAGAGTCTCCTGCTGGCCCGTCGTCTGGTAGAAGCCGGGACTCGGGTGGTTGAAGTTGTCTGGCCAAAAGTCGCGAACTCGAATAACCATTCGTGGGACGTCCATACAGGATTGACAAATCGATTGAAGAACCAGTCTGCTCCCATGTTTGACCAGGGACTCGCCAGTCTGATTTCTGACCTGTATGATCGGGGCACACTGGACGAAACACTGGTTGTGGCAGTGGGTGAATTTGGCCGCAGTCCTCAACGCGGTGTCAGTACTTCAGGGAACTCAAACAGTGACGACGGTCGAGATCACTGGCCCTACTGCTACACTTCTCTGATGGCAGGGGCCGGGATGAAACGGGGATATGTTCACGGCGAATCCGATAAGACCGGTTCCAGTCCGCGTAAGGATCCCGTTCATCCACGGGAACTGCTGGCAACGATCTATCATTCGTTCGGAATCAACCCCGAAACCATCGTCTATAATCACCTGAATCAGCCACGCGAACTGGTGAAAGCACAAGCCGTTACCAAACTGATGGGATAA
- a CDS encoding prenyltransferase/squalene oxidase repeat-containing protein, with translation MSISVIIRIVAGGLFLLCSFTQIPAQEILPRHVTPATVKSIQRGLDYLAKQQTTSGSFQTTQDGSTYPVSMTSLAGIAFLANGNTSTRGPYADQVRKATEYVLSQAQQNGLIAAGAENGRPMYGHGFSLLFLSSVYGMETDAKVRARIAKVVKDGIQLTSSGQSPLGGWIYTPGGGDEGSVTVTQMQGLRAAHNAGFTVPKGTIQNAVRYLELCQTPEGGIRYSYHSGNDTRLPISAAAITCLYSAGEYESPLAEECMEYVYGQFKNRKSGFQSGHYFYLNLYASQAFYQAGDDYWDAYFPGQRDSLIKSQASNGSWNGDGVGPIFGTSVALIVLQLPYKFLPIYQR, from the coding sequence ATGAGTATTTCTGTAATCATCAGGATTGTTGCCGGTGGGCTGTTTCTGCTGTGTAGCTTTACGCAGATCCCGGCGCAAGAAATTCTGCCCCGGCACGTCACTCCTGCAACCGTCAAGTCAATTCAACGGGGGCTTGACTATCTGGCGAAACAGCAGACAACCAGTGGTAGTTTTCAAACAACCCAGGATGGTAGTACCTATCCTGTCTCGATGACTTCGCTGGCAGGAATCGCCTTTCTGGCAAATGGAAATACGTCGACCCGGGGGCCTTACGCCGATCAGGTTCGGAAAGCGACTGAGTACGTACTGAGTCAGGCCCAGCAAAATGGACTGATCGCAGCCGGCGCGGAAAATGGGCGCCCCATGTACGGGCATGGATTCTCGTTGCTGTTTCTCTCCAGCGTATACGGGATGGAGACAGACGCAAAAGTCCGCGCCCGGATTGCCAAAGTGGTCAAGGATGGAATCCAGTTGACCTCTTCGGGACAGAGCCCTTTAGGAGGCTGGATTTATACCCCGGGGGGAGGAGATGAAGGCAGTGTGACCGTCACCCAGATGCAGGGACTCCGGGCTGCGCACAATGCCGGCTTTACCGTACCCAAGGGGACGATTCAGAATGCGGTCCGGTATCTGGAACTCTGTCAGACGCCTGAGGGAGGAATCCGCTACTCATATCATTCTGGTAATGATACCCGTCTGCCAATATCCGCTGCCGCGATTACCTGTCTCTATTCTGCCGGGGAATATGAATCACCGCTGGCCGAAGAATGTATGGAATATGTTTACGGACAGTTCAAAAACCGAAAAAGTGGATTTCAGTCGGGACATTATTTTTATTTGAACCTGTATGCATCGCAGGCGTTTTACCAGGCAGGCGATGATTATTGGGATGCCTACTTCCCGGGGCAACGCGACAGTCTCATCAAATCACAGGCATCCAACGGCAGCTGGAACGGCGATGGCGTCGGTCCCATTTTTGGAACCAGCGTCGCCTTAATCGTTTTACAACTGCCTTATAAGTTTTTGCCAATATATCAACGTTAA
- a CDS encoding DUF1549 domain-containing protein, whose product MSFDKFRAYSFSGFALCSVFFTTLINAAPSHADQKVSFYQQVRPVLQAHCAGCHHPRNPEGDYVVTEFVDLLKGGESESAAIVPGKPDESYLVKLITPEGNEAEMPKAKTPLAQEQITLIRTWIQQGAVNDSPAKVEYRFNKENPPTYSAPPVITSLDYSPDGKLLAVAGFHEVLLHKAEGDQIVGRLIGKSQRIESVTFSPDGKFLAVTGGTPAERGEIQIWDVAQQSLVKSIPITYDTIYGASWSPDGKLLAFGCSDNTLRAVEVATGKEILYQGAHYDWVLDTVFSQDGSHVISVSRDRTTKLTELKTQRFIDNITSITPKALTGGLAAIDRHPTQDTVLVGGADGVPKLYQVFRQSKRVIGDDANLVRTFPALKGRIFGVDIHPNGKQLVAVSSLNHTGELKVFSFDIAEKFPDNLVAILNKRVASRSAAEKKQIEESRTQNVKLVSEAQVPESGLYTVCYHPQGAVIATAGQDGQIRLYDSATGKLKKSFVPVPLKQTQPQIAAKPGSGKTENQESQQNELVVIDLNQAKLPKETFSGADPIVKLEVQPAQATIAQKFDTVQFLVTGHLKSGAKADLTRLVNVSQKGKPILHISETGLVRALQPGTVEVNFSLQGQQVTSKIHVSPFPADYSPDYWRDVAPAFTKMGCNSGLCHGANKGKDGFKLSLRGTDDLFDLRAFTDDLKSRRVNLAAPEQSLILLKAIAEVPHKGGQLALPGDAHYQIVSSWINKGTPLNREAARVEQIKVVPENPVVPRAGLLQQFRVLATYSNGEERDVTSDAFIDSSNIEVAKMHHGGIAEVLRRGEAPLLARYEGKYAATTVTVMGDRSEFAWKQQPVFNYIDQLVDQKLKKTKTLPSQLCTDAEFIRRVYIDLTGLPPTIEDVKTFLADKRDSRLKRNELIDRLLGSPEFVEHWTNKWADLLQVNRKYLGVEGAKNFRDWIEKSVSENMPYDKFAYEILSASGSNKANPPASYFKIHRTPEDTMENTTHLFLAIRFNCNKCHDHPFERWTQDQYYETSAFFAQFGLKAAPESKGRNIGGTAVESGKPLFEVVFDKNEGEMIHERTGLKTPPKFPYPAEFKADPKADLSRREKLARWITSRDNQYFAKAYANRVWGYLTGTGLIEPIDDIRAGNPASNPELLQKLTEDFLSHDFDVRHLMRVICQSRTYQLSIESNEWNEDDKINYSHAKARRLPAEVLYDALCRVTGSESNIPGVPAGTRAAELPDVGFKLKSDFLAKFGRAQRESPCECERSSSVELGPVMALISGPTVGNAISDPNNALSKLVQQENNDSSLVDSIFLRVLNRPATAEEKQAGVKLIQQQIQNEHQSLKQRLAEYEKSLSPEIVQQENQRVQNIKDAQEKIASFQQAIAPREAWLNKEQQARTARLQKELTEYQKSLQSRIAAWEKEETKGSNWVVIKPESLSATNESTLEVQQDQSILAKGKNGKGDYQIVAHTNLKALSAVRLEVLTDDSLPQKGPGRSGDGNFVLNEFEVYVAPKSKPDQKQKLKLFNAQADFSQNTYLVATAIDGQVKPSGEGWAVSPQIGKPHKASFDIQSPLPSDDQGVILTFVMKQHFSSNTHSIGRFRLSITNGKGPTTLDQHPQDIRNILAKQADKRNAAEKKKLLDYYSKSDSRLQSMIKAVADSKQPRPTDPKLVELQQHLTAMQNVRPVDRKLTRLRDDVQLSAEQVKQNRLVAAQDLTWALINSPAFLFNH is encoded by the coding sequence ATGTCCTTCGACAAGTTCCGCGCTTATTCTTTTTCCGGCTTTGCGCTCTGCTCGGTTTTCTTTACGACACTCATCAATGCGGCTCCTTCTCATGCGGATCAAAAGGTCAGCTTTTATCAGCAGGTCCGACCCGTTTTGCAGGCCCACTGTGCCGGCTGTCACCATCCGCGAAATCCGGAAGGTGATTATGTTGTCACTGAATTCGTCGACCTGCTGAAAGGGGGCGAAAGTGAATCGGCTGCCATCGTTCCCGGCAAGCCGGATGAAAGTTACCTGGTAAAATTGATTACACCTGAGGGTAACGAAGCCGAAATGCCCAAGGCGAAAACGCCTCTGGCTCAGGAACAGATCACTCTGATCCGTACCTGGATCCAGCAGGGAGCCGTGAATGACTCGCCGGCAAAAGTGGAGTATCGCTTTAATAAAGAAAATCCACCGACTTATTCAGCACCGCCTGTCATTACTTCACTGGACTATTCTCCCGATGGGAAACTCCTGGCTGTCGCCGGCTTTCATGAGGTCCTTTTGCATAAAGCGGAAGGAGACCAGATTGTCGGACGTCTGATTGGCAAATCACAGCGGATCGAATCGGTCACCTTCTCTCCTGATGGGAAATTCCTGGCTGTTACGGGGGGAACTCCTGCAGAACGGGGCGAAATCCAGATCTGGGATGTGGCGCAGCAGTCACTCGTCAAGTCGATTCCCATTACCTACGATACAATCTATGGCGCCAGCTGGTCTCCTGATGGAAAGCTGCTGGCCTTTGGTTGCAGCGATAACACTCTTCGTGCGGTTGAGGTTGCTACCGGTAAAGAAATTCTCTACCAGGGAGCGCACTACGACTGGGTGCTGGATACCGTATTTTCCCAAGATGGAAGTCATGTGATCTCTGTCAGCCGGGACCGCACTACCAAACTGACCGAACTCAAAACTCAGCGGTTCATCGACAATATTACATCAATTACTCCCAAAGCACTTACGGGTGGGTTAGCAGCCATCGATCGCCATCCTACACAGGATACCGTGCTGGTGGGTGGTGCAGACGGGGTTCCCAAGTTGTATCAGGTCTTCCGTCAGTCCAAACGCGTGATTGGCGATGATGCGAATCTGGTGCGGACCTTCCCTGCCCTCAAAGGCAGGATCTTTGGTGTCGACATTCATCCCAACGGCAAACAACTGGTCGCTGTCAGCAGTCTGAATCATACCGGGGAATTGAAAGTCTTTTCATTCGATATTGCTGAGAAATTTCCCGATAATCTAGTTGCAATCTTAAACAAACGCGTCGCTTCGCGTAGTGCTGCCGAAAAGAAACAGATTGAAGAGAGCCGTACCCAGAATGTGAAACTGGTCAGTGAAGCCCAGGTGCCTGAATCAGGACTTTATACCGTCTGCTATCATCCTCAGGGGGCCGTGATTGCAACCGCTGGACAGGATGGCCAGATACGGTTATATGATTCCGCGACGGGAAAACTGAAAAAGTCATTTGTTCCGGTCCCATTAAAGCAGACGCAGCCTCAAATCGCTGCGAAACCCGGATCAGGCAAGACTGAGAATCAAGAGTCGCAACAGAACGAACTTGTTGTGATCGACCTCAATCAGGCGAAACTGCCGAAGGAGACATTCTCGGGGGCCGACCCAATTGTAAAACTGGAAGTACAGCCTGCTCAGGCCACCATCGCTCAGAAGTTTGATACAGTCCAGTTTCTCGTAACCGGTCATCTGAAATCCGGAGCCAAAGCGGATTTAACTCGTCTGGTAAATGTCAGTCAGAAAGGGAAACCCATTCTGCACATTTCCGAAACTGGACTGGTGCGTGCATTGCAGCCTGGAACTGTTGAAGTGAATTTCAGTCTGCAGGGCCAGCAGGTCACTTCGAAAATTCACGTGTCCCCCTTCCCCGCAGATTACAGTCCGGATTACTGGCGGGATGTGGCACCTGCGTTTACGAAAATGGGATGTAACTCCGGGCTCTGTCACGGAGCCAACAAGGGGAAAGACGGCTTTAAACTTTCTCTCCGTGGAACTGATGATCTGTTTGACCTGCGTGCCTTCACGGATGACTTGAAATCGCGTCGTGTCAATCTGGCCGCCCCAGAGCAAAGTCTGATTCTCTTGAAAGCGATTGCTGAAGTGCCTCACAAGGGTGGCCAGCTGGCCTTACCCGGGGACGCGCATTACCAGATTGTTTCTTCCTGGATTAATAAGGGGACGCCCCTGAACCGGGAAGCTGCCCGGGTAGAACAAATCAAAGTCGTGCCAGAGAATCCAGTTGTTCCCCGCGCTGGACTGCTGCAGCAGTTCCGTGTCCTGGCCACCTATTCCAATGGAGAAGAACGGGATGTCACCAGTGATGCCTTCATTGACAGCAGTAATATCGAAGTTGCCAAAATGCATCATGGCGGAATTGCTGAAGTCCTGCGTCGAGGCGAAGCGCCACTGCTGGCCCGCTACGAAGGGAAGTATGCAGCCACGACCGTTACTGTCATGGGCGATCGCTCTGAATTTGCCTGGAAGCAGCAACCGGTTTTTAACTACATTGATCAACTCGTCGATCAGAAACTGAAAAAGACAAAAACCCTGCCCTCTCAATTGTGTACCGATGCAGAATTTATCCGGCGGGTTTACATCGATCTGACTGGTCTGCCTCCTACGATTGAAGATGTGAAAACGTTCCTGGCAGACAAACGCGATTCACGCCTCAAACGAAATGAACTGATCGATCGTCTGCTCGGTTCTCCGGAATTTGTAGAACACTGGACTAACAAGTGGGCTGATCTATTGCAGGTCAACCGGAAATATCTGGGCGTTGAAGGGGCAAAGAATTTCCGTGACTGGATCGAAAAATCAGTCTCCGAGAATATGCCTTACGATAAGTTCGCTTACGAAATTCTGTCAGCCAGCGGATCCAACAAAGCGAATCCCCCTGCATCCTATTTTAAAATCCATCGCACACCTGAAGACACGATGGAAAATACGACGCATTTGTTCCTGGCAATTCGCTTCAACTGCAACAAATGCCATGACCATCCCTTCGAACGTTGGACCCAGGATCAGTACTATGAAACCTCGGCATTCTTCGCTCAATTTGGTCTGAAAGCAGCCCCGGAAAGTAAGGGGCGGAATATTGGTGGTACGGCCGTTGAAAGTGGTAAACCCCTGTTTGAGGTCGTCTTCGACAAAAATGAAGGGGAAATGATTCATGAACGAACCGGCTTGAAAACGCCGCCGAAATTCCCCTACCCTGCTGAGTTCAAAGCCGATCCGAAAGCGGATCTTTCACGCCGTGAAAAACTGGCCCGCTGGATCACCTCTCGGGACAACCAGTACTTCGCCAAAGCATATGCCAACCGGGTCTGGGGATATCTGACCGGAACCGGGTTGATCGAACCGATTGATGACATTCGTGCCGGAAATCCAGCTTCCAATCCAGAACTGCTGCAGAAGCTGACCGAGGATTTCCTGTCTCACGATTTTGATGTACGGCATCTGATGCGCGTGATCTGTCAGTCGCGTACCTATCAGCTGTCTATCGAATCCAACGAATGGAACGAAGACGATAAGATTAATTATTCGCATGCCAAAGCACGTCGCTTGCCTGCAGAGGTGCTTTACGATGCTCTCTGTCGAGTGACCGGGTCTGAATCCAATATTCCTGGTGTTCCTGCAGGGACTCGGGCAGCAGAACTTCCCGATGTGGGATTCAAACTGAAGAGCGACTTCCTGGCGAAGTTCGGTCGTGCTCAGCGCGAAAGTCCCTGTGAATGCGAACGATCTTCGAGTGTTGAACTGGGGCCGGTGATGGCTCTGATCAGTGGTCCTACGGTAGGTAATGCGATCAGTGACCCTAATAATGCCTTGAGTAAGCTGGTTCAGCAGGAAAATAATGACTCTTCCCTGGTCGATTCAATCTTTCTGCGGGTATTAAATCGTCCGGCGACTGCTGAGGAAAAGCAGGCTGGCGTTAAACTGATACAACAGCAGATTCAGAATGAACACCAGTCACTGAAGCAGCGTCTGGCGGAATATGAAAAGAGCCTGTCCCCTGAGATCGTTCAGCAGGAAAATCAACGGGTTCAGAATATCAAAGACGCACAAGAGAAAATTGCTTCGTTCCAACAGGCCATCGCCCCCCGCGAAGCCTGGTTGAATAAAGAGCAACAGGCCAGGACAGCACGGTTGCAAAAGGAGTTAACGGAGTATCAGAAATCCTTGCAATCCCGGATCGCTGCCTGGGAGAAAGAAGAAACCAAAGGTTCCAATTGGGTCGTCATCAAGCCGGAATCATTATCGGCTACCAACGAATCGACCCTGGAAGTACAGCAGGATCAGTCGATCCTGGCCAAAGGTAAAAATGGAAAAGGCGACTATCAGATTGTTGCTCATACAAATCTGAAAGCGCTCTCTGCGGTTCGCCTGGAAGTACTCACCGATGATTCCCTTCCTCAAAAGGGACCGGGACGTTCTGGGGACGGAAACTTCGTACTCAATGAGTTCGAGGTTTATGTGGCTCCTAAATCGAAACCAGATCAGAAACAGAAGCTGAAACTGTTTAACGCCCAGGCTGATTTCAGTCAGAATACGTATCTGGTTGCGACCGCCATTGATGGTCAAGTCAAGCCATCAGGCGAGGGCTGGGCTGTCTCACCACAGATCGGGAAGCCTCATAAAGCCAGTTTCGACATTCAGTCTCCGCTACCGTCTGATGATCAGGGAGTCATTTTGACCTTTGTCATGAAACAGCACTTTAGCAGTAATACGCATTCTATCGGTCGTTTCCGGCTCTCTATTACCAATGGTAAAGGACCAACTACGCTCGATCAGCATCCCCAGGATATCCGTAACATTCTGGCGAAACAGGCTGATAAGCGTAACGCTGCAGAGAAAAAGAAACTGCTTGACTATTACAGTAAATCAGACAGCAGGCTGCAGTCGATGATCAAAGCAGTTGCGGACAGTAAACAGCCGCGGCCAACCGATCCCAAACTTGTCGAATTACAGCAGCATCTGACAGCGATGCAGAATGTGCGTCCCGTCGATCGCAAATTGACACGTCTGCGTGATGATGTGCAGTTGAGTGCAGAGCAGGTCAAACAGAATCGACTGGTAGCCGCCCAGGACCTCACATGGGCGTTAATCAATAGTCCTGCCTTCCTGTTTAACCACTAA
- a CDS encoding PQQ-binding-like beta-propeller repeat protein, which yields MDKGAPIICLQFINDRFTLIIGWLILPTLLLIPRELPGQVAVEVGVAEAAVQPPETSPHKIPGFSISVDEKKLNLLDDFERYVRHQMWEKALTTIKDLSASQSSSALLPTQDGFLIDANQRIFRALTSLPPEGREAYRLFYDGKARKEYAELSEKHPLYSADAEKRATEIYYQYFLTSIGDEVADLLGNQAFERGDFHQAAEYWRSILEHHTDTSLPELDLNVKHALALIRGARTERAAAAIEVIAQQFPGQKVTLGGNALDPVAYLKSLLPQQNVSSVASLKSNDPKSVSQSFQLPDSDSQPHWQLHFLDQSVEQALQNSQSDYYGRSKSYATYVPPIAFDQQHAYINYYGVCFGLDLKSGKLLWRNAKFKDLGNHFNNYSFHQSSHLNQYHIAVSGDYVLATLIPQKEMNRYRACYRLVAYQKKTGKQVWQTSANNESYICEPLVVGEQIYTISHQQNSKQLNLSCLSLKTGKKEWGIPLGSVVAGSSTNGMEDMPSPVLKLNGESLLVLTNNGALFDISLSGRSINWVFRYPYPVNQTTSNYYYAAAKEEVQLHSRGQMYCDNNLLYFKEEGASEVYALDLAAKKVVWKRPIKAAAQLVGIDDQNVYLLSRELEALSRETSRLNWAVSLPIAAGGLSAVIDPQHAWIFTSRGIFEISKSNGDILDIYRGHDLSSLGGAIILNQGLMLCISNQAVTAYPSTPAGKQKSKETPTSEP from the coding sequence TTGGATAAAGGTGCGCCCATTATCTGTTTACAGTTCATAAATGATCGATTCACGCTCATCATCGGCTGGCTGATACTGCCAACTCTGCTGCTGATTCCCAGAGAGCTTCCCGGGCAAGTCGCTGTCGAAGTTGGCGTGGCCGAGGCTGCAGTGCAGCCCCCCGAGACGTCCCCACACAAGATTCCGGGTTTCAGTATTTCTGTCGATGAAAAGAAACTGAATCTGCTGGATGACTTTGAACGCTATGTGCGTCATCAGATGTGGGAAAAAGCATTGACGACGATCAAGGATCTGTCTGCTTCTCAATCCAGTTCCGCCCTGCTCCCGACTCAGGATGGTTTTCTGATCGATGCGAATCAGCGGATCTTTCGAGCCCTGACTTCACTTCCACCAGAAGGGCGAGAAGCATATCGACTCTTCTATGACGGCAAGGCCCGCAAGGAGTATGCTGAGCTCTCGGAAAAACATCCGTTGTATTCCGCTGATGCCGAAAAGCGGGCAACCGAGATTTATTACCAGTATTTTTTGACATCGATTGGTGATGAAGTCGCTGACCTGCTGGGAAATCAGGCTTTTGAACGGGGAGATTTTCATCAGGCAGCCGAATACTGGCGCTCGATTCTCGAGCATCATACTGATACCAGCCTGCCAGAACTGGATTTGAATGTGAAACATGCGCTGGCGTTGATCCGAGGCGCACGAACAGAACGGGCTGCTGCAGCAATCGAGGTGATCGCTCAACAGTTTCCTGGTCAGAAAGTGACACTGGGAGGCAATGCCCTTGATCCGGTAGCTTATCTGAAGTCTTTACTGCCGCAGCAGAACGTGTCTTCTGTTGCTTCTTTGAAATCCAATGACCCAAAGTCGGTCTCTCAGTCATTCCAGTTACCCGATTCTGATTCTCAACCGCACTGGCAGTTGCATTTTCTGGATCAGAGTGTGGAACAGGCGCTGCAGAATTCTCAATCAGATTATTACGGCCGCAGCAAATCGTATGCAACCTACGTTCCTCCCATAGCCTTTGATCAGCAGCATGCCTATATAAACTACTATGGTGTCTGTTTTGGTCTCGATTTGAAGTCCGGGAAGCTGCTCTGGAGGAACGCTAAGTTCAAGGATCTGGGAAATCATTTCAACAACTATAGTTTTCATCAGTCCAGCCATCTGAATCAGTATCATATTGCCGTGAGTGGAGATTATGTACTCGCTACTCTGATCCCTCAGAAGGAAATGAACCGTTACCGTGCCTGTTATCGGCTGGTTGCCTATCAGAAAAAGACGGGCAAACAAGTCTGGCAAACCAGTGCGAATAACGAAAGCTATATCTGTGAGCCTCTGGTGGTTGGAGAGCAGATTTACACAATCTCTCACCAGCAAAACAGTAAACAACTCAATTTGAGTTGCCTGTCGTTGAAGACGGGAAAGAAGGAGTGGGGGATTCCCCTGGGATCTGTCGTGGCAGGCAGCTCTACAAACGGGATGGAAGACATGCCCTCTCCCGTGCTCAAACTGAATGGAGAGTCACTTCTGGTACTCACCAATAATGGAGCACTGTTTGATATATCCCTGTCTGGCAGGTCTATCAACTGGGTATTCCGTTATCCCTATCCCGTGAATCAGACGACTTCCAATTATTACTATGCAGCTGCCAAAGAGGAAGTACAACTGCATTCCAGAGGGCAGATGTACTGCGACAACAATCTGCTTTATTTTAAAGAAGAGGGGGCCAGCGAGGTCTATGCCCTGGATCTGGCTGCCAAAAAAGTGGTCTGGAAACGCCCCATCAAAGCGGCTGCTCAACTGGTGGGAATTGATGATCAAAATGTCTATCTGCTCTCCAGGGAACTGGAGGCATTGAGTCGCGAAACGAGCCGTCTGAACTGGGCGGTTTCTCTGCCTATCGCGGCAGGAGGCTTGAGTGCCGTCATTGATCCGCAGCATGCCTGGATATTTACCAGTCGGGGGATCTTCGAAATTTCGAAATCAAACGGGGATATTCTTGATATTTATCGCGGGCACGATCTGAGTTCGTTGGGAGGTGCAATCATCCTGAATCAGGGGTTAATGCTTTGTATCTCCAATCAGGCTGTGACCGCATACCCCTCCACTCCCGCTGGAAAACAGAAGTCAAAAGAAACACCAACATCAGAACCTTAA
- a CDS encoding SIMPL domain-containing protein has translation MCGKLLLSQSRSLFLLALALPCFAQLSPVAAEGETGITVVGTGIVEQKPTVVEMTGLVIGQGQLAGDAVTKYHGNRRRAEDAFKNLKIPGLVIQGDGMSLYSSLNASQMQAMMRGMAVNNTQSQELSVSETLKLRLTGVDKLSSEELLEMIVRIVDAGKDAGVVIGNDTTPMVPGTYNASKARNTMVAFKIQNVEDLKNKAYAKALEDARSQAEALAKLAGGKLGKVVAINTVDPNQKSSDSSSQMLAQYLAVLGMGVGQSEEQSSALMKAIPVSAVVRVTYALE, from the coding sequence ATGTGTGGTAAGTTACTCCTGTCACAAAGTCGAAGCTTGTTTTTACTGGCGCTGGCTCTGCCCTGCTTTGCTCAACTGTCACCGGTCGCTGCTGAAGGTGAAACCGGGATTACCGTTGTAGGGACTGGCATTGTTGAACAGAAACCAACGGTCGTCGAAATGACCGGACTGGTCATCGGTCAGGGCCAACTGGCGGGAGATGCTGTTACCAAGTATCACGGAAATCGACGCCGGGCCGAAGATGCATTTAAAAATCTGAAGATACCAGGACTGGTCATTCAGGGGGATGGGATGTCACTCTACTCGTCCTTAAATGCCAGTCAGATGCAGGCCATGATGCGGGGCATGGCTGTGAATAATACGCAGTCTCAGGAGTTATCGGTCTCAGAAACACTCAAGTTACGTCTGACGGGAGTTGATAAGCTGAGCTCCGAAGAACTGCTGGAAATGATCGTTCGGATTGTTGATGCCGGCAAAGATGCGGGAGTGGTGATTGGTAATGATACGACTCCCATGGTGCCGGGAACATATAACGCTTCAAAAGCACGCAACACGATGGTTGCCTTTAAAATTCAAAACGTGGAAGACTTGAAAAACAAAGCTTATGCAAAGGCCCTGGAAGATGCACGCTCTCAGGCGGAGGCACTGGCAAAACTGGCAGGCGGCAAACTCGGGAAAGTTGTGGCCATTAATACGGTGGATCCAAACCAAAAGAGCAGCGACAGTTCCAGTCAGATGCTGGCACAATATCTGGCTGTGCTGGGGATGGGGGTCGGTCAGTCCGAGGAGCAGTCCTCTGCACTAATGAAAGCGATCCCTGTCTCTGCTGTCGTTCGCGTTACTTATGCTCTCGAATGA